A genomic window from Pseudomonas marvdashtae includes:
- a CDS encoding phage tail protein — MAEVLNFEHNGITVNATESPEAMGGLGDNVIGLVGTAPNANALIPKNTPFRINSFTTQAQLDPTGAEAGTLFHAVYQILKVVKVPVYVVIVEEGATLADTQNNVIGGIEAQTGRKLGMAALSGVAEDLTIIGAPGFTGTKAVASEFASFGKRIKARVVLDGKDVSVADQVTYSQELGGADLGFDRCLVVHNMPAVYSKAAKKNVFLAPSSLAIAALAKVKQWESPGNQVTYAEDVSRTVEYNILDTSTEGDLLNRYGVSYYARTILGGFSLLGNRSITGKFISYVGLEDAISRKLVKAGQKAMAKNLTKSFMDQEVKRINDWLQTLVADETIPGGSVYLHPELNSVEKYKNGTWYVVIDYGRYAPNEHMIYQLNARDEIIEQFLEDVL; from the coding sequence ATGGCTGAGGTTTTGAACTTCGAGCACAACGGCATCACCGTCAACGCTACTGAGTCCCCTGAGGCCATGGGTGGCCTGGGCGATAACGTCATCGGTCTGGTCGGCACCGCACCGAACGCCAACGCGCTGATCCCGAAAAACACCCCGTTTCGCATCAACAGCTTTACCACCCAGGCCCAGTTGGACCCGACCGGTGCCGAGGCGGGGACGTTGTTCCACGCGGTGTACCAGATTCTCAAAGTGGTCAAGGTGCCGGTCTACGTGGTCATCGTCGAGGAGGGCGCGACGCTGGCCGATACGCAGAACAATGTGATCGGCGGTATCGAGGCGCAGACCGGGCGCAAGTTGGGGATGGCGGCGTTGAGTGGGGTCGCCGAAGACCTGACCATCATCGGCGCGCCGGGCTTCACCGGCACCAAGGCGGTGGCGAGCGAGTTCGCTTCGTTTGGCAAGCGCATCAAGGCCCGTGTGGTGCTCGACGGCAAGGACGTCTCGGTCGCCGATCAAGTGACTTACAGCCAGGAACTGGGCGGCGCCGACCTCGGTTTTGACCGTTGCCTGGTGGTGCACAACATGCCGGCGGTGTATTCCAAGGCGGCGAAGAAAAACGTTTTCCTGGCGCCGTCGAGCCTGGCCATCGCTGCCCTCGCCAAGGTCAAGCAGTGGGAGAGCCCGGGCAACCAGGTGACCTACGCCGAAGACGTTTCCCGCACCGTCGAATACAACATCCTCGACACCTCAACCGAGGGCGATCTGCTCAACCGCTACGGCGTCAGCTATTACGCCCGAACCATCCTCGGCGGCTTCTCGCTGTTGGGTAACCGCTCCATCACCGGCAAGTTCATCAGCTACGTCGGCCTGGAAGATGCCATCAGCCGCAAGCTGGTGAAGGCCGGCCAGAAAGCCATGGCCAAGAATCTGACCAAGTCGTTCATGGACCAGGAGGTCAAGCGCATCAACGACTGGCTGCAAACCCTGGTCGCCGACGAAACCATTCCTGGCGGCAGCGTTTACCTGCACCCGGAATTGAACAGCGTCGAGAAGTACAAGAACGGCACCTGGTATGTGGTCATCGACTACGGCCGCTACGCGCCAAACGAACACATGATTTATCAACTCAATGCCCGCGATGAAATCATCGAGCAGTTCCTGGAGGACGTTCTCTAA
- a CDS encoding phage major tail tube protein produces MFTNRVRQAIAATLQGLPLSATVEEFTPPKIEFEMEEMRGGRFIGEEMAKSGKALTAKLVLQGVGPEIMLALGVSVGDDILLNVREAGQDQDGNTWFTYHTVGGKLKSLDEAALKMNDKPTTTLELACRTYNRLENGIPVIDIDVRTQKFVLNGVDILGDARRAVLLP; encoded by the coding sequence ATGTTTACCAACCGCGTAAGACAGGCCATCGCGGCCACCCTGCAAGGCCTGCCATTGTCGGCGACCGTGGAAGAATTCACGCCGCCGAAAATTGAATTCGAAATGGAAGAGATGCGCGGCGGGCGCTTCATTGGCGAGGAAATGGCCAAGAGCGGCAAGGCGCTGACCGCCAAGCTGGTGCTGCAAGGCGTCGGCCCGGAAATCATGCTGGCCCTGGGCGTGAGCGTCGGCGATGACATCCTGCTGAATGTGCGCGAAGCCGGGCAGGATCAGGACGGCAACACGTGGTTTACCTACCACACGGTGGGCGGCAAGTTGAAGTCCCTGGACGAAGCTGCGTTGAAGATGAACGACAAACCCACCACCACCCTCGAGCTGGCCTGCCGCACCTATAACCGTCTGGAAAACGGCATCCCGGTGATCGACATCGATGTGCGCACACAGAAGTTCGTGCTCAACGGCGTCGACATTCTTGGCGATGCCCGCCGTGCGGTATTGCTGCCCTAA
- a CDS encoding phage tail assembly protein: protein MSWTPPVHVLLSPITGDDGTQIEQLQLKPLYYAAQKDALARAGDGEDDQFFELAKLATGLSLKELDQLKRPDYVSIAQYVHEMSTRPTSHFLEQVDGAPADPDQVQLLQPLDVAGRSLTSLTLEMPVLRATKAMKKLKTAKERAEFITAHCTGLMLPDLASLTVPDWTQLQVRIDDFLNKPADFFRSATSN, encoded by the coding sequence ATGTCCTGGACACCTCCTGTTCACGTCCTGTTGTCGCCGATCACGGGTGACGATGGGACGCAAATCGAACAACTGCAACTCAAGCCGCTGTACTACGCCGCGCAAAAAGACGCCCTGGCCCGTGCCGGCGATGGCGAAGACGATCAGTTCTTCGAACTGGCCAAGCTGGCGACCGGCCTGTCCCTCAAGGAGCTGGATCAACTCAAGCGCCCGGACTACGTGAGCATCGCGCAATACGTACACGAAATGTCCACGCGCCCGACCTCCCACTTCTTGGAACAGGTGGATGGCGCCCCCGCCGATCCCGACCAGGTGCAACTGCTGCAACCCCTCGACGTCGCGGGCCGCAGCCTGACCTCGTTGACCCTGGAAATGCCCGTGCTGCGGGCCACCAAGGCGATGAAAAAACTGAAGACGGCCAAGGAACGCGCCGAGTTCATCACGGCCCATTGCACTGGCCTGATGCTTCCCGACCTGGCCTCGCTGACCGTGCCCGACTGGACGCAACTTCAGGTACGCATCGACGATTTTTTAAACAAACCGGCGGACTTCTTTCGGAGCGCGACATCGAATTGA